From the Paramormyrops kingsleyae isolate MSU_618 chromosome 7, PKINGS_0.4, whole genome shotgun sequence genome, one window contains:
- the txnl1 gene encoding thioredoxin-like protein 1 isoform X2 yields MVRVKVIGNDSEFQSELTSAGSRLAVVKFTMAGCRPCIRIAPAFNSLSAKYPQAVFLEVDVHVCQATAAGNNISATPTFLFFRNKVRVDQYQGADATGLEEKIKQHVENDPGSSEDSDIPKGYMDLMPFVNKAGCECLNESDDSGFDNCLVKDSSYLESECDEQLLITMAFSQPVKLFSMKLQSSDLAHAPKSVKIFINLPRSMDFDDAERSEATQTLELTDEDFKEDSLIPLRYVKFQNVNSVTLFIKSNQGDEETTKVNYLTFIGTPVQATNMNDFKRVVGKKGESH; encoded by the exons ATGGTAAGGGTGAAGGTAATCGGGAATGATTCTGAATTCCAGTCTGAGCTTACAAGCGCCGGCTCTAGACTCGCCGTAGTCAAGTTCACAATGGCCGG GTGTCGGCCCTGCATTAGAATAGCTCCTGCCTTCAACTCGTTGAGTGCCAAGTATCCACAAGCTGTgtttcttgaagttgatgtgcaTGTATGTCAG gcAACTGCTGCTGGAAACAACATTTCAGCAACACCCACATTTTTGTTCTTCCGGAACAAGGTGCGGGTGGATCAGTACCAAGGAGCTGATGCCACTGGGCTTGAGGAAAAGATCAAGCAACATGTGGAAAATGACCCTGGAAGTAGTGAAGATTCTGATATCCCAAAAGGATAT ATGGACCTTATGCCATTTGTAAACAAGGCTGGATGTGAATGCCTAAATGAAAGCGATGACAGCGGCTTTGACAACTGTTTAGTAAAGGACTCATCATACCTGGAATCTGAGTGTGATGAACAG CTGCTCATTACGATGGCCTTCAGTCAGCCTGTGAAGTTGTTTTCAATGAAACTTCAATCATCTGACTTAG CTCACGCGCCAAAGTCTGTGAAGATCTTCATCAACTTGCCGCGTTCAATGGACTTTGATGACGCTGAGAGAAGTGAGGCTACTCAGACACTTGAACTGACAGATGAGGACTTCAAGGAGGACAGTCTGATTCCCCTTCGCTATGTCAAGTTTCAAAATGTTAACAGTGTCACT CTGTTTATTAAGTCAAACCAAGGTGATGAGGAAACAACAAAAGTGAATTATTTAACTTTTATTGGAACACCTGTACAAGCTACAAACATGAATGATTTCAAACGG GTTGTGGGGAAGAAGGGTGAAAGTCACTGA
- the txnl1 gene encoding thioredoxin-like protein 1 isoform X1 — protein MVRVKVIGNDSEFQSELTSAGSRLAVVKFTMAGCRPCIRIAPAFNSLSAKYPQAVFLEVDVHVCQATAAGNNISATPTFLFFRNKVRVDQYQGADATGLEEKIKQHVENDPGSSEDSDIPKGYMDLMPFVNKAGCECLNESDDSGFDNCLVKDSSYLESECDEQLLITMAFSQPVKLFSMKLQSSDLAHAPKSVKIFINLPRSMDFDDAERSEATQTLELTDEDFKEDSLIPLRYVKFQNVNSVTLFIKSNQGDEETTKVNYLTFIGTPVQATNMNDFKRVSFSMFYAYLVYLQLMLWEKCVFSFFMLKNRKTV, from the exons ATGGTAAGGGTGAAGGTAATCGGGAATGATTCTGAATTCCAGTCTGAGCTTACAAGCGCCGGCTCTAGACTCGCCGTAGTCAAGTTCACAATGGCCGG GTGTCGGCCCTGCATTAGAATAGCTCCTGCCTTCAACTCGTTGAGTGCCAAGTATCCACAAGCTGTgtttcttgaagttgatgtgcaTGTATGTCAG gcAACTGCTGCTGGAAACAACATTTCAGCAACACCCACATTTTTGTTCTTCCGGAACAAGGTGCGGGTGGATCAGTACCAAGGAGCTGATGCCACTGGGCTTGAGGAAAAGATCAAGCAACATGTGGAAAATGACCCTGGAAGTAGTGAAGATTCTGATATCCCAAAAGGATAT ATGGACCTTATGCCATTTGTAAACAAGGCTGGATGTGAATGCCTAAATGAAAGCGATGACAGCGGCTTTGACAACTGTTTAGTAAAGGACTCATCATACCTGGAATCTGAGTGTGATGAACAG CTGCTCATTACGATGGCCTTCAGTCAGCCTGTGAAGTTGTTTTCAATGAAACTTCAATCATCTGACTTAG CTCACGCGCCAAAGTCTGTGAAGATCTTCATCAACTTGCCGCGTTCAATGGACTTTGATGACGCTGAGAGAAGTGAGGCTACTCAGACACTTGAACTGACAGATGAGGACTTCAAGGAGGACAGTCTGATTCCCCTTCGCTATGTCAAGTTTCAAAATGTTAACAGTGTCACT CTGTTTATTAAGTCAAACCAAGGTGATGAGGAAACAACAAAAGTGAATTATTTAACTTTTATTGGAACACCTGTACAAGCTACAAACATGAATGATTTCAAACGGGTAAGTTTTAGTATGTTTTACGCTTACTTAGTGTACCTGCAATTAATGTTGTGGGAGAAGTGTGTATTTTCCTTTTTCATGCT caaaaacagaaaaactgtGTGA